From Lytechinus variegatus isolate NC3 chromosome 16, Lvar_3.0, whole genome shotgun sequence, the proteins below share one genomic window:
- the LOC121430347 gene encoding histone H2B.1, embryonic-like, whose translation MAPRGQDAKKGSKKAVKAPQPNGGKKRHRRRKESYRIYIYKVLKQVHPDTGISGQAITIMNSVVNDIFKRISGEPSRLGKCNKKSTSLLTKLFIWPISDRFSHNVWIPVYT comes from the coding sequence ATGGCTCCAAGAGGTCAAGATGCCAAGAAAGGTTCCAAGAAAGCAGTCAAGGCCCCACAGCCCAACGGTGGCAAGAAGAGGCACAGGAGAAGGAAGGAGAGCTACAGAATCTACATCTACAAAGTCCTTAAGCAGGTTCACCCTGATACCGGAATTTCTGGCCAAGCCATTACGATCATGAACAGCGTCGTCAACGACATCTTCAAGCGGATTTCCGGCGAACCTTCTCGGCTGGGCAAATGCAACAAGAAATCTACCAGTCTATTGACTAAACTTTTTATTTGGCCTATCAGTGACAGATTTAGTCACAATGTTTGGATTCCTGTATACACTTAA